One part of the Botrytis cinerea B05.10 chromosome 8, complete sequence genome encodes these proteins:
- the Bcdcp2 gene encoding Bcdcp2, with the protein MTDRKLQLEDWLDDLCVRFIINIPAADLSHVPRICFQVEEAQWYYEDFIRPLDPSLPSMTLRNFCLKIFLHCPLLSNFSESIHMRAFEEFLLYKTRVPVRGVILLSADMDEVVLVKGWKKGANWSFPRGKINKDEDDLTCAIREAYEETGYDLEQSGLVPKDRSLVKGIDVTGHGQQIRLYVFRNVPRETYFEAQTRKEISKIDWWRLSDLPAYRKKGQQQNQPEAAANANKFYMVAPFLPPLKKWILDQKKKDARTAANNQHLETAGNISHDEGITEDDQMVEPSINYNAPVSHDAERTRRNAADLALSAIMQVQPSTQGLQPNAINPAQSQASHSSGQQLLALLHSKPPADQPQPTQPYPQTPIDNTITQIPFPETPHHQAPYPSHISNPPPPPTFSLQQQQRPMQNYSYQQPDLQVRPDPRSIPNMQYRHQIPQQIPQQIPQRMPAQMLPQMPQQFSAQISQQLPQHMLQQASQHMSQQIPQHMQPQLPQQRERHPYQPTLIHPQPLPPNAQKVLFTGGPVHSTMVPQHIQQQPPHPNFTTSGPVPPPQFSNVHSNMVPPQPKEAPAAALTSHSLLLLNAFKTREEVNVNITSNSSISKGPTQPHSNTTLPEALELPGESSRSIPVPVPTETAQSSESLPSINGGVSGTASQSQVARPPISANQRSMLLGMFKSPAAQPATLAAATATVALPSKSPSAVELSAVEVVSPPEVPRQKATKENAPIGGASHEISEMNPELNLPFRATSILARPTNGNKDTKSYGSLSKKPVTRSEMPNSSKRSPEKSFQPQILKRPQANTVKASPLLGASTIAAYSPSLAPSNLAGPSASPLSFTSQAPQSTEQKHALLSLFGKSPTPATSSAFGKSPMAASSSMSRTSSHDGPSSNHLIDATRSAASRSRVGSLASGNGEGSSRRGSQAPISPADKGFLLNYLDAVASRGY; encoded by the exons ATGACAGACAGAAAATTGCAGCTAGAAGACT GGCTGGACGACCTTTGTGTTCGATTCATAATCAATATTCCTGCGGCTGATCTATCACACGTTCCTCGAATATGCTTTCAAGTCGAAGAAGCGCAATGGTACTACGAAGATTTTATCCGGCCTCTGGACCCAAGCCTACCCTCGATGACCCTGCGTAACTTTTGCCTCAAAATATTTTTACATTGCCCTttactttcaaatttttcagAAAGCATACACATGCGAGCTTTTGAGGAGTTCCTTCTATACAAGACCCGAGTTCCAGTGAGGGGTGTGATTCTGTTGAGTGCGGACATGGATGAAGTCGTTCTTGTAAAAGGTTGGAAGAAAGGTGCAAATTGGAGCTTTCCCCGTGGgaaaattaataaagatgaagacgatCTTACATGTGCTATTCGAGAAGCATACGAAGAGACTGGGTATGACCTTGAGCAGTCAGGGCTTGTTCCCAAAGACCGAAGTCTAGTTAAAGGTATCGATGTTACAGGACATGGTCAACAGATCAGGTTATACGTTTTCAGGAACGTTCCTAGGGAGACCTATTTTGAGGCACAAACTCGCAAAGAAATCAGTAAAATTGATTGGTGGAGGTTGTCTGATCTTCCAGCTTATCGGAAGAAAGGGCAGCAACAAAATCAACCCGAGGCTGCCGCCAATGCCAACAAATTTTACATGGTGGCACCATTCCTACCTCCACTTAAGAAATGGATTTTagatcaaaagaaaaaggatgCAAGGACGGCAGCTAACAATCAGCATTTGGAAACTGCAGGAAATATTAGTCACGATGAAGGTATCACTGAGGATGATCAAATGGTTGAGCCAAGCATAAATTATAATGCACCTGTCTCGCATGATGCTGAACGAACTAGACGGAATGCTGCCGACCTGGCTCTTTCTGCTATAATGCAAGTTCAACCATCAACTCAGGGACTGCAACCCAATGCCATTAACCCTGCGCAATCACAAGCTTCGCATAGCTCAGGGCAGCAATTGCTGGCTCTTTTACACAGTAAACCTCCCGCGGATCAGCCACAGCCAACTCAACCATATCCGCAAACACCTATAGACAATACCATTACCCAAATACCTTTTCCTGAAACCCCTCATCATCAGGCACCTTACCCTTCACACATCTcaaatccaccacctccacctacTTTCTCACTGCAACAACAGCAACGTCCAATGCAGAATTATTCCTACCAGCAACCCGATCTTCAGGTTCGTCCCGATCCAAGGTCTATTCCCAATATGCAATATCGCCATCAAATACCGCAGCAAATACCACAGCAAATACCGCAACGGATGCCAGCTCAAATGTTGCCTCAAATGCCACAACAATTCTCAGCGCAGATCTCCCAGCAACTGCCACAGCACATGTTACAGCAAGCCTCGCAGCATATGTCTCAGCAAATCCCGCAGCATATGCAGCCACAGCTTCCACAGCAGCGAGAACGTCATCCATATCAACCCACTTTGATTCATCCTCAGCCACTCCCACCCAATGCCCAGAAAGTTTTGTTTACTGGAGGTCCGGTACATTCAACAATGGTACCACAGCATATCCAGCAACAACCTCCGCACCCTAATTTTACGACTTCTGGCCCTGTGCCTCCTCCCCAATTTTCCAATGTACATTCTAATATGGTTCCGCCGCAGCCAAAGGAGGCGCCGGCTGCTGCACTCACTAGTCATTCATTGCTACTTTTAAACGCGTTCAAAACTCGCGAGGAAGTCAATGTAAACATTACTTCAAACTCTTCGATTTCTAAAGGCCCGACTCAGCCGCACTCGAATACTACGCTGCCGGAAGCTCTTGAGCTTCCAGGGGAAAGTTCTCGATCTATTCCTGTTCCTGTTCCTACAGAGACTGCCCAATCGTCAGAGTCTCTTCCTAGTATCAACGGAGGTGTTTCTGGTACAGCCAGTCAAAGCCAAGTAGCTCGTCCCCCCATCAGTGCAAACCAACGATCAATGTTATTGGGTATGTTCAAAAGTCCTGCAGCTCAACCGGCAACGCTGGCAGCGGCAACAGCTACTGTAGCCTTACCATCCAAATCACCTTCAGCGGTAGAATTGAGCGCAGTAGAAGTTGTTTCGCCGCCCGAAGTTCCACGACAAAAAGCTACCAAAGAAAATGCTCCAATTGGTGGAGCTAGTCACGAGATTTCAGAAATGAACCCTGAATTAAACCTTCCATTTCGAGCCACGTCGATCCTCGCTCGTCCAACTAATGGAAACAAAGATACCAAATCATATGGGAGTCTGTCCAAGAAACCGGTCACTAGATCAGAGATGCCCAACAGTAGCAAGAGGTCTCCGGAGAAATCATTTCAGCCACAAATCCTCAAAAGACCACAGGCGAATACAGTTAAGGCTTCCCCACTTCTTGGAGCTTCCACAATTGCTGCTTATTCGCCGAGTCTTGCACCATCTAATCTGGCTGGCCCATCGGCATCTCCATTATCCTTTACCTCCCAAGCTCCCCAATCAACCGAACAAAAGCATGCTCTATTGTCATTATTCGGGAAATCGCCTACCCCCGCTACCAGTTCGGCATTCGGGAAATCACCAATGGCAGCTTCTAGTTCAATGTCTAGAACATCTTCGCATGATGGACCTTCTTCTAATCATCTAATAGATGCCACGAGAAGTGCCGCATCTAGATCTAGAGTTGGAAGTTTGGCATCAGGAAACGGCGAGGGCTCGTCACGCCGTGGGAGTCAAGCACCAATATCTCCAGCCGACAAAGGCTTCTTATTGAATTACTTAGACGCAGTTGCTAGCAGAGGCTATTGA
- the Bciba57 gene encoding Bciba57 produces the protein MMKPISKIMSKRPITVPATAYICNFCSAHAVPRIRKYSSTPTSSASSLTASTKSQVQSGFHNLAKKGITRLSSRRLISLRGPDSMKYLQGVITNDIYKEGLNSDKKGFYSAFLNAKGRVLNDVWIYKDLYADRGKYGGKGKEGENWLIEVDAKEVEVLAKHIKRYRMRAKFEVEVVGEEEMGIYSCWGVEEGVEMKEGTGIMVADHRAPEMGKRIVADREWDLQRDLKNIDEEVKVQEEEIYRVRRYLIGVPEGQDEILRESALPQESNMDAMGGIDYGKGCYVGQELTIRTHHTGVIRKRIIPMMLVPEGETMPGLGELEYKGGDLASCLRGSENIKKVGGKRPVGKWLSGVGNVGLGLARLDEMGKWMLEGHEKEGDAGEEFVVEAKNEEEGDSRNISVRAFPPAWIET, from the coding sequence ATGATGAAgccaatatcaaaaatcatgTCAAAAAGACCAATTACTGTTCCTGCAACAGCATATATATGTAACTTCTGCTCCGCCCATGCGGTACCGAGGATTCGCAAATACTCTTCTACTCCTACCTCATCTGCAAGCTCCTTGACCGCGTCAACTAAATCTCAGGTCCAATCTGGATTCCATAACTTAGCCAAGAAAGGCATCACGCGTCTTTCGAGTCGTAGACTTATTTCCTTGAGAGGGCCAGATTCGATGAAATATCTGCAGGGAGTCATCACgaatgatatttataaagaggGGTTAAATTCGGATAAGAAGGGGTTCTATTCTGCGTTTTTGAATGCGAAGGGAAGGGTATTAAATGATGTTTGGATCTATAAGGATCTGTATGCGGATAGAGGGAAATATGGcggaaagggaaaagagggaGAAAATTGGTTGATCGAAGTTGATGCGAAGGAAGTCGAAGTATTGGCGAAACATATTAAGAGATATAGGATGCGTGCGAAATTCGAGGTTGAAGTTGTGGGCGAGGAAGAGATGGGAATTTATAGTTGTTGGGGCGTTGAAGAGGGggttgaaatgaaagaaggGACTGGTATTATGGTGGCGGATCATAGGGCACCCGAGATGGGAAAGAGAATTGTGGCGGATAGGGAATGGGATTTACAAAgggatttgaagaatatagATGAGGAAGTGAAGGTGCAAGAGGAGGAAATATATAGAGTTCGGAGATATCTGATTGGGGTTCCCGAAGGCCAGGATGAGATACTGAGGGAGAGTGCGCTGCCGCAAGAAAGTAATATGGATGCTATGGGAGGTATTGACTATGGGAAGGGTTGCTATGTAGGTCAGGAATTGACGATTAGGACGCATCACACAGGAGTGATTAGGAAGAGGATTATACCTATGATGTTGGTTCCCGAAGGGGAAACAATGCCTGGATTAGGAGAACTGGAGTATAAAGGAGGTGACTTGGCGAGTTGTTTGAGGGGAAgtgaaaatatcaagaaggTGGGTGGAAAGAGACCGGTAGGAAAATGGTTGAGTGGAGTGGGCAATGTAGGTTTGGGGTTGGCAAGgttggatgagatgggtaAGTGGATGTTGGAGGGACATGAGAAGGAGGGGGATGCCGGGGAGGAATTTGTGGTAGAGGCGAAGaatgaggaggagggagattcGAGAAATATCAGTGTCAGAGCTTTTCCACCTGCTTGGATTGAGACGTAG